Proteins from a single region of Rhodospirillales bacterium:
- a CDS encoding DotA/TraY family protein — protein sequence MPGFRQRFRDLFASGFQYIPYFIALVYGSVRLLPAEHPYLNPSNMGRFGIRHVLAEAANNIVFSTKNIDQILLFFCILFGLILMALQFGLLSLAVFMQPAMAAMPTTFPGFFSTAASGNEAQDIANILMDMVFGVPGIFNSCVSVGVPCTTIDGNPIATAAGAPGGTWSYDPTVFPFAIHRGLHQLFQLYNIGLTVVAAFIGMYFIFTIALETAESGTPMGKRFNKVWAPIRFVMAFGLLFPIGYGYNSAQYIVLYAAKYGSGFATNGWNLFNDTLNATYGSAFENLLNSDTASAANLVGVPNVPEVGGLLQFMYAAKVCTEAEAVAHAPPQPVKFYLVGDPLKLPENHLEVNNTNVSYAQLINFADGENQVIIRFGRRDEDKYGDLMGYVHPTCGELTFKLSDPRAPGTAEPGIETLQEYYWFILKELWFVTMEGNGPTPALTVPPYAQNLVKVKTFFSTAPTSYHQQGLNLHTTEWKTALQDFYRLDLREILTGTPSTPSTGILGALGTNGAAPEMRQSQRWQTDANLRDKGWAGAGIWYNRVADMNGALTTATLNIPMPSRYPHVMEKVYAKKRQGEQNVDFNERFNPTSTSSAATGGLKPIEEKIAPILWEAFDFFQKGGGVTTSHSAPTGNAMIDIMNTFLGTNGLFSMRQNSDVHPLAQLAGVGRSLIEASVRNLGYAGIGALTGTLVKNLDMTGEAAKIASGFIITFSTIGLTAGFVLFYVVPFLPFIYFFFAVGGWVKGIFEAMVGAPLWALAHLRIDGNGLAGQAAVSGYFLIFEVFLRPILIIFGLLASISIFSALVSVLNQTFDLVVANLGGFDTELELSGAAATSKVAEWRGAIDEFFFTVIYVIIVYLMGMSSFKLVDMIPNNILRWMGQSVATFGDQREDAGQSLIGTATVGSQQTLGAIGGGLKGLFK from the coding sequence ATGCCGGGCTTTCGGCAGCGTTTTCGCGATCTCTTCGCCTCCGGCTTTCAATATATTCCTTATTTCATCGCCCTTGTATACGGCTCGGTGCGTCTTTTACCTGCAGAGCACCCCTACCTGAACCCTTCAAATATGGGACGTTTCGGCATCCGTCACGTTCTGGCCGAAGCCGCCAATAACATTGTTTTTTCAACAAAGAACATCGACCAGATCTTATTATTCTTCTGTATCCTGTTTGGCCTCATATTAATGGCCTTACAGTTTGGTTTGTTAAGCCTCGCCGTATTTATGCAACCGGCAATGGCTGCAATGCCGACAACCTTTCCAGGATTTTTCTCAACAGCAGCCTCAGGCAATGAAGCACAAGACATCGCCAACATATTGATGGATATGGTCTTTGGCGTCCCGGGTATCTTCAACTCCTGTGTTTCAGTCGGCGTACCCTGTACCACTATTGATGGAAACCCTATTGCAACCGCCGCAGGCGCACCGGGCGGAACATGGTCATATGACCCGACAGTATTCCCTTTCGCCATTCATAGAGGCCTACACCAACTCTTCCAACTTTATAATATCGGCCTCACCGTGGTTGCAGCATTCATAGGAATGTATTTTATTTTCACAATCGCTCTGGAAACGGCGGAAAGCGGAACCCCGATGGGCAAACGTTTTAACAAGGTCTGGGCGCCGATCCGCTTTGTCATGGCTTTTGGCCTGCTTTTTCCAATCGGCTATGGATATAACTCAGCGCAATATATTGTGCTTTATGCTGCAAAATACGGCTCGGGTTTTGCGACCAACGGCTGGAACCTGTTTAACGACACATTAAACGCCACATATGGCAGCGCCTTTGAAAACCTTCTGAACAGTGACACGGCCTCAGCAGCCAACCTTGTGGGCGTTCCCAACGTCCCGGAAGTCGGCGGACTTTTACAATTCATGTATGCTGCAAAAGTATGCACCGAAGCTGAAGCCGTTGCCCATGCCCCCCCTCAGCCTGTTAAATTTTACCTGGTCGGCGATCCTTTAAAACTGCCCGAAAATCATCTCGAGGTAAATAACACAAATGTCTCATATGCGCAGCTCATAAATTTTGCAGACGGCGAAAACCAGGTCATCATCCGCTTCGGACGCCGGGATGAAGACAAATACGGCGACCTCATGGGCTATGTCCACCCGACCTGCGGCGAACTGACATTTAAACTTTCTGATCCCAGAGCCCCCGGCACGGCAGAGCCTGGCATCGAAACACTACAGGAATACTACTGGTTTATCCTCAAGGAATTATGGTTCGTAACCATGGAAGGCAATGGTCCAACCCCGGCATTGACAGTGCCGCCCTACGCCCAGAATTTAGTCAAAGTAAAAACATTCTTTTCAACTGCACCGACCAGTTACCATCAACAAGGCTTAAACCTCCATACAACTGAATGGAAAACCGCCCTGCAGGACTTCTACCGGCTTGACCTGCGTGAAATATTAACCGGTACTCCAAGTACGCCATCCACAGGCATCTTGGGCGCGTTGGGCACCAACGGCGCCGCACCGGAAATGCGCCAGTCCCAGCGTTGGCAAACTGACGCCAATCTGCGTGACAAAGGCTGGGCCGGCGCCGGGATCTGGTACAACCGCGTTGCCGACATGAACGGCGCGCTGACAACGGCCACGCTCAACATTCCGATGCCCTCACGCTACCCGCACGTCATGGAAAAAGTATACGCAAAAAAACGCCAGGGCGAACAAAACGTTGACTTTAATGAACGCTTTAATCCAACATCAACCTCAAGTGCTGCCACAGGAGGGCTAAAGCCCATAGAAGAAAAAATCGCCCCCATTCTATGGGAAGCCTTTGATTTCTTTCAAAAAGGCGGCGGCGTCACAACATCGCACTCCGCCCCCACAGGCAACGCAATGATCGACATTATGAATACGTTTCTGGGCACAAACGGGCTGTTCAGCATGCGTCAAAACTCCGACGTACATCCCCTGGCTCAACTGGCCGGCGTTGGCCGCTCGCTTATCGAAGCCTCGGTTCGAAACCTCGGCTATGCCGGTATTGGCGCACTGACAGGTACATTAGTAAAGAATCTGGACATGACCGGAGAAGCGGCAAAAATTGCATCAGGCTTCATCATAACATTTTCAACAATCGGCCTGACCGCTGGATTCGTCCTGTTCTACGTAGTCCCCTTCCTGCCCTTTATCTACTTCTTCTTTGCAGTTGGCGGATGGGTAAAAGGTATTTTTGAAGCTATGGTCGGCGCCCCGCTTTGGGCTTTGGCGCATTTGCGAATCGACGGCAACGGCTTGGCCGGACAAGCCGCGGTCAGTGGCTATTTCCTGATTTTCGAAGTCTTTTTACGACCCATTTTAATCATCTTTGGACTGCTGGCCAGCATCTCGATTTTCTCGGCGCTGGTCAGTGTATTAAATCAAACATTTGATCTGGTCGTTGCTAACCTTGGCGGTTTTGATACCGAACTCGAACTCTCAGGCGCCGCCGCAACCTCAAAAGTCGCAGAATGGCGGGGAGCAATTGATGAATTCTTCTTCACGGTTATCTACGTCATCATCGTTTATCTGATGGGAATGTCCTCCTTTAAACTGGTCGACATGATTCCAAACAACATCCTGCGCTGGATGGGACAATCTGTTGCAACATTTGGAGACCAGCGCGAAGATGCAGGTCAAAGCTTGATCGGAACGGCAACCGTCGGCTCACAGCAAACACTTGGTGCTATCGGCGGCGGACTAAAAGGACTGTTTAAATAA
- a CDS encoding DotA/TraY family protein — MGTQSKILKYTLLPGFIPRISALFKNGFTHLAYTIALIFSNVRLLPTGHPYLNPQNIGQFGIRHVMAEAANNLVFDRKHIDQIIIYFTILVGLILLGLQFILLIVAITAEHPALALGITDLFPNPNTTTGSLGPEQDIAFILLDRIFGLTGFFNSCISNLGVPCTDLKGVTLSSTPTAYPFPFHIALHRILQFYAYGIFWVGSLVIIYLCIAIIAETAASGTPFGQRFNKAWAPVRLILFFALLVPMNWAGGPNQGLNAAQLITFKIVQLGSNMATNAWTVFNGGGPSPSLSANYLSQQYDLVAQPNTPISEVNDLLQTMYLARTCAAAYHLQEGPEKKIDAYVVRSTPPANITPTINGATLTPNALDFNGLSYPNALDFAYRGTITIRFGRLGEAGDDPAKPGELSTQYQGLKGNVKPYCGEVMIQVQGIEEPGANMIFNVYYDLVKSLWNDQQYKDRSECFVKHKITEEAYDPNCSPIHDETWVKSEIAFYVNSVKLVTMGAIQIQRAQGDFAVPTEIIERGWAGAAIWYNKIAAMNGAITTASLNIPKASLLPLLMETAMRNNRQQNELIRTSSLFNQNMADAMGVNVLMEIKDDERNMLTAMVEAYEFWTQNGSAQQSNFDQPTGNIIIDYVNSLFGTNGLFEMRNNTNVHPLAQLSALGKSMMEAVVRNAAYGAALSGVKGLGFKLDQFAEGAGPAGNFLFALVIITVGIAAILYYVLPFLPFIYFMFAVSGWIKSIFEAIVAMPLWALAHLRIDGEGVVGPGATNGYFLLLEIFLRPTLIIFGFVASISIFSALVNVLNQIFDLVIGNLGGYDEELEANIVTGSAPAGTLSNLNIARGTVDEFFFTAMYAIICYLIGLSCFKLVDLIPNNILRWMGVSVSTFQENAGDPAGKLSSNVYKGTLLIGNQVRGTAKGDLAIIAD; from the coding sequence ATGGGAACACAAAGTAAAATCCTGAAATATACGCTCCTCCCCGGGTTCATTCCCCGGATTTCTGCGCTTTTCAAAAACGGTTTTACACATTTGGCTTATACGATAGCGCTAATTTTTAGCAATGTCCGCCTTCTCCCCACAGGACACCCTTATCTGAACCCTCAAAATATAGGTCAGTTCGGAATTCGCCATGTCATGGCCGAAGCGGCAAACAACCTCGTTTTCGACCGAAAACACATAGATCAGATCATTATTTATTTTACAATTCTTGTGGGGTTAATTTTATTAGGACTGCAATTCATACTTCTGATCGTCGCGATCACGGCCGAACATCCTGCCCTTGCGTTAGGCATCACCGACCTGTTCCCAAACCCGAATACAACAACCGGTTCACTCGGCCCGGAACAGGATATCGCGTTCATCCTTCTGGACCGAATTTTTGGACTAACAGGTTTTTTTAACTCCTGCATCTCCAATCTTGGTGTACCTTGCACAGATCTAAAAGGCGTTACTTTATCCAGCACACCCACCGCTTACCCTTTCCCCTTCCATATCGCCTTGCACCGCATCTTACAGTTTTATGCTTATGGAATTTTCTGGGTTGGTTCTCTTGTCATCATATATCTGTGTATTGCAATAATCGCTGAAACCGCCGCTTCAGGAACGCCCTTCGGACAACGCTTTAATAAAGCCTGGGCCCCCGTCAGATTAATTTTATTTTTTGCCCTGCTTGTCCCTATGAACTGGGCAGGCGGCCCCAATCAGGGTCTCAACGCAGCCCAGTTAATCACTTTTAAAATAGTGCAGCTCGGCTCCAACATGGCGACAAATGCCTGGACGGTCTTTAATGGCGGAGGGCCATCACCAAGCCTGTCTGCAAACTATTTAAGCCAGCAATATGATCTGGTGGCCCAGCCCAACACACCGATTTCAGAAGTCAACGACCTGCTCCAAACGATGTACCTCGCCCGAACCTGCGCTGCAGCTTACCACCTTCAGGAAGGCCCCGAAAAAAAAATAGATGCTTATGTAGTGCGTTCCACTCCCCCGGCAAACATAACCCCAACCATAAACGGGGCAACGCTTACACCAAATGCGCTCGATTTTAACGGCTTAAGCTACCCCAACGCCCTTGATTTTGCCTATCGTGGAACAATAACCATACGCTTCGGCCGCTTAGGTGAAGCTGGAGACGACCCCGCAAAACCCGGAGAACTCTCAACACAATACCAAGGACTCAAAGGAAACGTAAAACCCTACTGTGGTGAAGTCATGATACAGGTTCAAGGCATTGAAGAACCCGGTGCAAATATGATTTTCAACGTATACTACGACTTGGTAAAAAGCCTGTGGAATGATCAACAATATAAAGACCGATCCGAGTGTTTTGTAAAACACAAAATCACAGAAGAAGCTTACGATCCAAACTGCAGCCCCATTCACGACGAAACCTGGGTAAAAAGCGAAATTGCATTTTACGTAAACTCTGTAAAACTCGTCACTATGGGCGCAATCCAGATTCAACGCGCACAAGGCGACTTCGCTGTGCCAACCGAAATCATCGAACGCGGCTGGGCCGGCGCAGCCATTTGGTATAACAAAATCGCAGCAATGAACGGTGCCATCACCACCGCCTCACTCAATATCCCTAAAGCATCACTCCTCCCACTTCTCATGGAAACCGCAATGAGAAATAACAGACAGCAAAATGAGCTCATCAGAACAAGTAGCCTCTTCAACCAAAATATGGCAGACGCTATGGGCGTCAATGTCCTCATGGAGATAAAAGACGACGAGCGCAACATGCTAACCGCTATGGTTGAGGCCTACGAATTCTGGACACAAAACGGTTCTGCACAACAATCAAACTTCGATCAACCAACAGGCAACATCATAATCGACTACGTCAATTCCCTGTTTGGTACAAACGGCCTGTTTGAAATGCGCAACAATACAAACGTACACCCACTGGCACAACTCTCGGCTCTCGGTAAAAGCATGATGGAAGCCGTAGTACGCAACGCTGCATACGGTGCTGCACTAAGCGGCGTCAAAGGGCTTGGTTTTAAATTGGATCAATTCGCAGAAGGCGCTGGCCCCGCCGGAAACTTCCTGTTCGCTTTGGTCATCATTACAGTCGGCATCGCAGCAATTCTATACTACGTTCTGCCATTCCTGCCCTTCATTTACTTTATGTTCGCCGTCAGCGGATGGATCAAAAGCATATTTGAAGCCATCGTTGCCATGCCGCTATGGGCGCTTGCGCATTTACGCATTGATGGTGAAGGCGTTGTCGGCCCGGGCGCAACAAACGGATACTTCCTGCTACTGGAAATCTTCCTGCGCCCAACCCTTATCATCTTCGGGTTTGTGGCCAGCATCAGCATATTCTCAGCGCTGGTAAATGTATTAAACCAGATTTTTGATCTCGTCATTGGCAATTTGGGAGGCTATGACGAAGAGCTCGAAGCCAATATAGTAACCGGCAGCGCACCGGCAGGAACACTTTCCAACCTTAATATCGCCCGAGGCACAGTAGATGAGTTTTTCTTCACCGCAATGTACGCCATTATCTGCTACCTGATAGGACTATCCTGCTTCAAGCTGGTTGACCTTATTCCAAACAACATCCTGCGCTGGATGGGCGTTTCAGTTTCAACCTTCCAGGAAAACGCAGGCGATCCGGCTGGAAAACTATCCAGCAATGTATATAAAGGAACGCTGCTTATCGGAAACCAGGTCCGCGGCACCGCCAAAGGCGACCTGGCAATCATCGCAGATTAA